One Sphingopyxis macrogoltabida genomic region harbors:
- a CDS encoding NAD-dependent deacylase has protein sequence MKDIHNIVILTGAGVSAESGIDTFRDGGGLWEQHRVEDVATPEAFARDPALVQRFYDMRRAAIQTKEPNAAHAALARLDAEWRGELLIVTQNVDDLHERAGAKRLLHMHGEHLKAWCTACDARSDWLGPLGEAPACPACGTSGHLRPDVVWFGEMPYHMEDIYRALNRTDLFVSIGTSGAVYPAAGFVREARAAGARTLELNMEPSQGSHWFDEAHHGPATALVPGWVAEMLS, from the coding sequence ATGAAGGACATCCACAATATCGTCATCCTGACCGGCGCCGGCGTGTCGGCCGAAAGCGGCATCGACACCTTCCGCGACGGCGGCGGTCTATGGGAGCAGCACCGCGTCGAGGATGTCGCGACGCCCGAGGCGTTCGCGCGCGATCCGGCGCTGGTCCAGCGCTTCTACGACATGCGGCGCGCGGCGATCCAGACGAAAGAGCCCAATGCCGCGCACGCGGCGCTCGCGCGGCTCGATGCCGAATGGCGGGGCGAATTGCTCATCGTGACGCAGAATGTCGACGACCTCCACGAGCGCGCGGGAGCAAAGCGGCTGCTCCATATGCACGGCGAGCATCTGAAGGCGTGGTGCACCGCCTGCGATGCGCGCAGCGACTGGCTGGGCCCGCTCGGCGAGGCCCCCGCCTGCCCGGCGTGCGGCACCTCCGGCCACCTCCGCCCCGACGTCGTCTGGTTCGGCGAGATGCCCTATCATATGGAGGATATCTACCGCGCCCTCAATCGCACCGACCTGTTCGTATCAATCGGCACCTCGGGCGCCGTCTATCCCGCCGCGGGCTTCGTCCGGGAAGCACGCGCGGCGGGCGCCCGGACGCTCGAACTCAATATGGAGCCGAGCCAGGGCAGCCACTGGTTCGACGAAGCCCACCACGGACCGGCGACCGCGCTGGTGCCGGGGTGGGTGGCAGAGATGCTAAGCTAA
- the dapB gene encoding 4-hydroxy-tetrahydrodipicolinate reductase has translation MTSIGIIGSEGRMGVALAAAIAEAGQQRLGIDKGGDVAALAADAGVLVDFSSPAALEATLDACIAAGTPIVIGTTGLEERHHWLIDEAAKDVAVLQTGNTSLGVTLLAHLVREAAARLGADWDIEVLEMHHRMKVDAPSGTALLLGQAAAEGRGISLDTCSERGRDGLTGARGHGKIGFASLRGGTVAGDHDVIFAGSEEMITLSHRAENRMIFARGAVRAALWLIQQPSGRYTMPEVLGL, from the coding sequence ATGACCAGCATCGGCATTATCGGCAGCGAAGGCCGGATGGGCGTCGCGCTCGCCGCCGCGATCGCCGAAGCGGGGCAGCAGCGGCTGGGCATCGACAAGGGCGGCGACGTCGCGGCGCTCGCTGCCGACGCCGGGGTGCTCGTCGATTTCTCGTCGCCCGCCGCGCTCGAAGCGACGCTCGATGCGTGTATCGCGGCGGGGACACCGATCGTCATCGGCACGACGGGGCTCGAGGAACGCCATCACTGGCTGATCGACGAGGCGGCAAAGGATGTCGCGGTGCTTCAGACGGGCAATACCTCGCTCGGCGTCACCCTGCTCGCGCATCTGGTGCGCGAGGCCGCGGCGCGGCTCGGCGCCGACTGGGATATCGAAGTGCTAGAAATGCATCACCGGATGAAGGTCGACGCGCCGAGCGGCACCGCGCTGCTGCTCGGGCAGGCGGCAGCCGAAGGGCGCGGGATCAGCCTCGACACATGTTCCGAACGCGGCCGCGATGGTCTCACCGGCGCGCGCGGGCATGGCAAGATCGGCTTCGCAAGCCTGCGCGGCGGCACCGTCGCGGGCGACCATGACGTGATTTTCGCGGGCTCCGAGGAAATGATCACCCTGTCGCACCGCGCCGAAAACCGGATGATCTTCGCGCGCGGGGCGGTGCGCGCGGCGCTGTGGCTGATCCAGCAGCCATCGGGACGCTACACGATGCCCGAAGTGCTGGGACTCTGA
- the tadA gene encoding tRNA adenosine(34) deaminase TadA encodes MSRFPLPEPMRRALDLARIAADWGEVPVGAVIVKDGAIIAEGHNRPRESADPTAHAEIVAIRAAAAKLGNERLDGCDLFVTLEPCAMCAGAIAHARIARLYYGADDPKGGAVVHGPRIFAQPTVHHRPEIYEGLGAGEAATLLRDFFAARR; translated from the coding sequence ATGTCCCGTTTCCCGCTGCCCGAACCGATGCGCCGCGCGCTCGATCTCGCTCGGATTGCCGCCGATTGGGGCGAAGTGCCCGTCGGCGCCGTGATCGTCAAGGACGGCGCGATCATCGCCGAAGGGCATAACCGCCCGCGCGAATCGGCCGATCCGACCGCGCATGCCGAAATCGTCGCGATTCGTGCCGCGGCGGCAAAACTCGGCAACGAGCGACTCGACGGCTGCGATCTGTTTGTGACGCTCGAACCCTGCGCCATGTGCGCCGGGGCGATCGCCCATGCCCGCATCGCGCGGCTCTATTATGGCGCCGACGATCCGAAGGGCGGCGCGGTCGTCCACGGCCCGCGTATTTTTGCGCAGCCGACGGTTCATCACCGGCCGGAGATTTATGAGGGGCTCGGCGCGGGGGAGGCAGCAACTTTGCTGCGGGATTTTTTTGCAGCGCGGCGGTGA